The Paraburkholderia sp. SOS3 genome includes a region encoding these proteins:
- the flgA gene encoding flagellar basal body P-ring formation chaperone FlgA, whose translation MTLPAFAALPGVVRAARLHGAMRRGWRAWRVSSVAALLGMALPGAGLPLASIAAGAVPALAYAQDNGGPIVIPGPGEKNPADAQALAARMGLAAHSTQPGAAALAALRPTPAAQRALDADNGQIVIPGNGEPRGQLAPGAYAANATSGTVTSGRVMTARAVPAVPVTLQRVSVQPPAQGVAPVVVSNAQARYSVPASDLHATDAAAASAPIQIDPLAARGEPPQLGGASGSTAAVRMQLTGAQPTNVQPMTAEQANAAQIRAAQQWAAQSTARAAVQTAAHAAVPAPQRSAQTAQLQPVRYTPPRAALANAAAQTVATVNAGGANTLAASTSDATPVPAGQQDGETIRATALAFLQQQTAGLPGKITIDVARPFPRGLAACTALEPFMPVGARLWGRTSVGVRCAGARPWTLYLRARISLQATYYTAARQIAPGEMLTAADLVAHEGDLATLPQTVITDPSQAVGAVALVRIGAGLPLRQDTIRSAASVTAGQTVRVVASGEGFSISAEGSAMNNATPGQQVRVRTTNGQIVTGVVKDGSTVEIQM comes from the coding sequence ATGACCCTGCCCGCTTTCGCTGCCCTGCCCGGCGTGGTTCGCGCCGCGCGGCTGCACGGCGCGATGCGGCGGGGCTGGCGTGCATGGCGCGTGTCGTCGGTCGCGGCGTTGCTCGGCATGGCGTTGCCTGGCGCGGGCTTGCCTCTCGCATCGATTGCAGCCGGCGCAGTGCCCGCGCTCGCGTATGCGCAGGACAATGGCGGGCCGATCGTGATCCCCGGACCCGGCGAAAAAAATCCCGCCGATGCGCAGGCGCTCGCCGCGCGCATGGGCCTCGCCGCTCATTCCACCCAGCCGGGCGCGGCGGCGCTCGCCGCACTGCGTCCGACGCCTGCGGCACAGCGTGCCCTCGACGCGGACAACGGCCAGATCGTCATTCCAGGAAACGGCGAGCCTCGCGGGCAGCTGGCGCCAGGTGCTTATGCCGCGAACGCGACGAGCGGAACCGTCACGAGCGGCCGCGTCATGACTGCCCGCGCGGTGCCGGCCGTACCGGTGACGCTGCAACGCGTCAGCGTGCAGCCGCCGGCGCAGGGTGTCGCGCCGGTCGTCGTCAGCAATGCGCAGGCGCGCTACAGCGTGCCCGCGTCCGACTTGCACGCGACCGATGCGGCGGCCGCGTCGGCGCCGATCCAGATCGATCCGCTTGCCGCGCGCGGCGAGCCGCCGCAACTCGGCGGCGCCAGCGGCAGCACGGCTGCGGTCAGGATGCAGCTGACGGGTGCACAGCCGACGAATGTGCAGCCGATGACTGCGGAGCAGGCGAACGCGGCCCAGATCAGGGCGGCGCAGCAGTGGGCCGCTCAATCGACAGCAAGAGCAGCAGTACAAACCGCCGCGCACGCCGCGGTGCCCGCGCCCCAGCGGTCCGCGCAAACGGCCCAACTGCAGCCTGTGCGTTACACGCCGCCGCGCGCCGCCCTGGCCAATGCCGCGGCTCAGACTGTGGCCACGGTCAACGCCGGCGGCGCCAACACGCTGGCCGCGAGTACCTCCGATGCCACCCCGGTGCCCGCCGGCCAGCAGGACGGCGAGACGATCCGCGCCACGGCGCTCGCGTTCCTGCAGCAGCAAACGGCCGGCTTGCCCGGCAAGATCACGATTGACGTCGCGCGCCCCTTTCCGCGCGGCCTTGCGGCCTGCACGGCGCTCGAGCCGTTCATGCCGGTCGGTGCGCGCCTGTGGGGACGCACGTCGGTCGGCGTGCGCTGCGCGGGCGCGCGCCCGTGGACGCTCTACTTGCGGGCGCGCATCTCGCTGCAGGCGACCTACTACACGGCGGCGCGCCAGATCGCGCCGGGCGAAATGCTGACCGCCGCCGATCTCGTCGCCCACGAAGGCGATCTCGCGACCCTGCCGCAAACGGTGATCACCGATCCGTCGCAAGCCGTCGGCGCGGTCGCGCTCGTGCGTATCGGCGCCGGGCTGCCGCTGCGCCAGGACACGATCCGCAGCGCGGCATCGGTGACGGCGGGACAAACAGTGCGCGTGGTCGCATCGGGCGAGGGTTTCTCGATTTCGGCGGAAGGTAGCGCGATGAACAACGCAACGCCTGGCCAGCAGGTGCGGGTCAGGACCACGAACGGCCAGATCGTGACCGGCGTGGTGAAGGACGGTTCGACCGTCGAGATCCAGATGTAA
- the flgC gene encoding flagellar basal body rod protein FlgC, translating to MSLMNIFKVAGSALTAESQRLNVTASNLANADSTTGPDGKPYRAKQVVFAVDPLGGARSASGQQVGGVQVTGVVDDPTPMKTTYDPSNPAANADGYVESPNVDPVQEMVNMISASRSYQANIETLNTAKNLMLKTLTIGT from the coding sequence ATGTCATTGATGAACATCTTCAAGGTGGCGGGATCGGCGCTGACTGCGGAATCGCAGCGCCTGAACGTCACCGCGTCGAATCTGGCGAACGCGGACAGCACGACCGGTCCGGACGGCAAGCCCTATCGCGCGAAGCAGGTGGTGTTCGCGGTCGATCCGCTCGGCGGCGCGCGCTCCGCGTCGGGCCAGCAGGTCGGCGGCGTGCAGGTGACTGGCGTGGTCGACGACCCGACGCCGATGAAGACGACGTACGACCCGAGCAACCCCGCGGCGAACGCGGACGGCTATGTGGAATCGCCGAACGTCGACCCGGTGCAGGAGATGGTGAACATGATCTCGGCCTCGCGCTCGTATCAGGCGAACATCGAGACGCTGAACACCGCGAAGAATCTGATGCTGAAAACGCTGACGATCGGTACGTGA
- the flgB gene encoding flagellar basal body rod protein FlgB produces MLDRLDQNFAFNKEALDVRAYRQEVLSSNIANADTPNYKARDINFSSSLAGALRKANGESGFGASPLQMAQPAGVTTGMTLATTEPGHMAGKAKLIPTGGPAEDYGRLKYRIPVQPALDGNTVDLDSERVQFADNTLHLESGMTLVSSQIKGLLSAITSGS; encoded by the coding sequence ATGCTTGACAGGCTCGATCAGAATTTTGCGTTCAACAAGGAAGCGCTCGACGTGCGCGCATACCGGCAGGAAGTGCTGTCGTCGAACATTGCGAACGCCGATACGCCGAACTACAAGGCGCGCGACATCAATTTCTCTTCGTCGCTCGCGGGTGCGTTGCGCAAAGCCAATGGCGAATCGGGCTTCGGCGCTTCGCCGCTTCAGATGGCCCAGCCGGCCGGCGTGACGACCGGCATGACGCTCGCCACGACCGAGCCCGGCCATATGGCGGGCAAGGCGAAGCTGATCCCCACGGGCGGCCCCGCTGAAGATTACGGCCGGCTCAAGTACCGGATTCCGGTGCAGCCCGCGCTCGACGGCAACACGGTCGACCTCGACTCGGAACGCGTGCAATTCGCCGACAACACCCTGCATCTCGAATCGGGCATGACGCTCGTGTCGTCGCAGATCAAGGGATTGCTGTCGGCGATCACTTCAGGAAGCTGA